The Pedobacter ginsengisoli region ACCGATAATGTACTAAAGGTATAGCCAGTTTTAAATATTGAACGTTGCATGGGTACTGTCAGTCCAATAATTTCATATTTTGTGCCGATATAGCTTTTAAGATTTTTATGCCCGGATACTTTATCATAAGGTTTTTTCTCGATTAGTCTGTTTATGACTTCGGATAGGTATTTTGATGTATTGGGTGTCATGAGAATAAAAGTGCGAATGCAAAGGAAAAGTTATGGTTTATTTACTTCCAAATATTTGTTCCGTACAAAACGACAATTAATTTACGTTCCTCTTTAAATTTAGTAAAGGCTGGTGTTTCACCTATATTGAGTTTAGTCCCATCACAAAGATATTGATGTTGATTAGTGGAGCTAAATAAAGAATTTTGTATTTCAATAACTTCATTACCCTCATATTTGTATAAAATAATTCCATTAACAGTAGGTCCACCTGCTAACAATTTGAATTCAGCGTTAAGCCATGGAAGGTTCTGGATAGGGTCTTTAACCCCACATGCAGTTGTATTTTTATCGTAATTTTCTTTCGGTGTATTTTTTTTACATCCGAAATGGAAAGTTAGAATTAGTAAATAGCATGTTGTTTTTATTAATAGTTTCATAGTAAAGCGTTTAACCTCGGTAATAATTTTGGATTTTGGGGGATTTATTAACAAAAAGGCTGTATAAATTACAGCCTTTTTGTTTTTTTTGTTATTCAGCAGTTATTGGATCTATAACTGTAGAAACTTTGTTTATAGAGTTTGCCGGGAATCCACCCTTCTCAGCGTGTTCTTTAATCATTTCTTCATTTGGTGCATTGTAAATACAATAGATTTTATCATCGGTTACATAACTGTTTACCCATTGTATTTGCGGTCCCATCTTGTTTAGTACTCCACAAGAGGTTTGCGAAATGGCTTTCAATTGGTCTGTGGTTAATTTTCCAGCCCCGGGAATTTCCCGTTCAATTACATATTTAGGCATATTGAAATATTTAACTGTATTATTCCTACTCGTTTGGCTTTTCGGTAGCGCCCCGTTTATAATGGTCTCTGGTCTCCAATTTTAATGATAGTAATGTAGTGTTGATGGTTCAAATACCTTCTAGGATTTAAGGTGGTTGATTGGCAGAAATTTATGAAATCGGCAGTTAAAATTAAGTACTTAAATTTACAAATAATATCTGATTCATTAATGAATCAGATATTCTCTTTTTTACTTATAAAAGTGCCAACAATTTTAGAAGATGTCTTGTTGTTTCATATTATGATCTGCCATCATATTTGTCATCTCTTTTAGTTTTTTTATACTAAATGCATGCCTGCCATTCATCCATCTGGCAATTTCGTCGTGATTGATGTCAAGTATAGCGGAAAGATCAACTGAAGTGAGTCCTTTTTCTAATAAGAACTTTGCTGTTTTATCGGCAACCTCTCCGTTCACCTTAGTTAATTCCTCAATTGCCGGGTTCCCACTTTCTTCTAACCATATCGAAACAAAATCGTTCTCTTCCATTTGTTTTAATTTTTTATTTGTATGTTATTAAATGTTCTGCTTTTATAAGCATTGATACTCATGCCAGGCCAAATTTAGCAATTTTGTTTTGCCAGATTAACTTAAAAATATGATTGGTTATTATATCAAATGAAAACTGAAAGGAAAGTACCAGCTTTTAATTAGCTTTGATCTTATCGGTTATAAGAGAAAATAAAGTAATGGTACTAGTGATAATCGGGAGTGCAAGTATTGGGTCGTCTAATAAAAACCTGATGGATGTTTTTTGCAGGCAAACTGCTGAAGATTATGATTTCATGATTCTAGAGGATTTGCATACCCTGCCACATTTTGATCCTGCAATGATTGATCCTGTTCCGGTTGAGATTGCTGACATTCTTTCTAAAATAGAAATAGCAAAAGGAGTGGTATTCTGCACTCCTGAATACATCTTTAGTATACCAGCAAGGCTTAAAAATTTACTGGAGTGGTGTGTGGCAACCACCATATTTATGGATAAGCCAGTGGGTATTATAACTGCTTCGGCTAATGGGGTGCAGGGGCATGAGCAACTAAAGTTGATCTTAAATACCCTTGGAGCAAAGATGAATGAAGATGCCCAATTATTAATAAATGGAATTAAAAGCAAATTTGACAGTCAGGGCCAATTATTGGATCCAGGTATAATTCAGAAGTTGGCGCAATTTGCTGGTGGATTTAAAATGCTTTTAGAGAAGGACGAGAATTGAGGAAGAACAATTAGGGGCCATCTATTTGCTAGATGCCCCCCAATTGTTTCTTATATCTTAAATTCTGGTATTTACCTAGTAGCTTACAGATAATCCCAGATTAATTGATGTTCCTCTGCCTTTCGAATAAAAACCTGGCTGCATAAACCATTGTGCCCTGGCTGGAAAATAGTCCTGATTAAATAGATTTTCCACACCTAATGTAATGTTGGTGTTTTTATTAGCTCTGTAGCTACCTGCAAAACTGAAAAGGTTGTAGGCCTTAACTGCTCCTTCATTACCGTTGTAAACACCGGCCGAGTTTTTTTCAAAGCGATTGCGCGATCCTATTCCAGTGTAATTAAGAGTCAGGTCTAATACGGATAAAGGGCTATAAGTAACGGTTCCGGTAATTTTGGGAGCTGAAATTCGGCGGCCATTCATATATTTATCTACACCGTCATCAAATTTGCCATTGTTATCAATGTCACGTTTACCTTCAGTATAACTATAGCTGGCACCAAATTCTAATGAAGGCATCATTTTATAATTGGCGGCGAGTTCAAATCCGTATATCTCTTCCGGGCTTCTAGCGGTGTTAAATAATCCTGTGGCTGCATCGTACACAACTTCAATACCGAGTTTAGATGTGCTTTTGTATACAGAGGCAAGAAAAGTTAGGTTCTGATAAGTGCTTTGAAAGCCTGCCTCATAATTATTTACTTTTACTGCATCAGTGTTAATCTTGTCAATGCTGTTCACTTTAGCTTCACGCAATGCAAGGCCAATGTCCATTACTGAAAAACCTTGTGAGAAGCTGATAAAGGGGCTGAACAATTCAAAATGATTGTACTTTAATGCGGCATTATATAGATAAGTCTTGTACTTTAATTTACCTCCGGTAACATCAAATGACGGAGTTAATGTTCCTCCTGTAGCATTTGTGGTGCGCAAGGTTTTGTAGTCATTTACATTAATATTTACGTGTTCCAAACGTAATCCGGTGGTAAATATCAGGTCTTTTAATGTTGTTATACTTGCTTGTGCGAACGGAGCAAGGTTGGTCATATCCATTTCGGGTACCCAGGTTCGGCCATCAACTAAAGGCTGTGCCGTTTTATCCTTTAAAAAATCTGCACCATAAGCTAATGTTGCCTTTAAAGCTGAAGTTTGCAGAACAGGGGTTTCTAAAAATATGCGGGCACCTTTTTTATCATTTGTAGCTAGTGATTGTCCATCGCCACCATCAAAGCGGCCTAATGAAACATAAAATACATCTTTGCGTTTTTCAAAGTAAGTATCAAAAGTTAAACTGGTGTTCAATAATATACTATCTATTTTATAAGATAGGTGAATGTTGTGATTGTAATCAACTCCGGTTGGTATACCTAATGGCTTACCTAAAATTCCTGTAGCCTTTTGGCCAGTAGCAAGATTACCATTTACTAAGGTGAAATTACTGTTTTGCAGACTGCTGTACATATTATACATAAGTTGTAAACGTTGGTTTTTAGTTGGCTGGTAGCCAATTTTGAAAAATGCATTGTAGCTGTCAGTCTCTCCTAAACTATAGTTTGGTCCAACTACATCGCCTTTAGCATCTTTATATTCACCGGTTTGTTCATAAGTTCCACTAGCAACGTAATCTATTTTTCCGACCTTGCCGTAAAACATTTGATTGATGCGCCCGCCGCCAGAGTTTTTTGGGTTAATTAGTGATCCATTTAAGTTTACAGATGTTTTTCCGGCAAATTTTGCAGCAGTATCTGGTATAAGTGTAATATAGTTAATTAATCCGCCTGCTGCTCCGTTTCCATAAATTGCTGTGGCACCTTTTACAACTTCTATTCGTTGCAAAACAGAAGGATCGATAGAGCGGAGGTCTACCTCTGCATTTCTTAATGGCGAAGATTGGCTTACCCCATCTACCATAACCAGCATAGGCCGTCCACGAAGGTTTTGCCCTACGTTATTTCCTGTTTGCGCGGTTGGGGCAAATCCAGGAACCTGATTTGCGAGTATTGTACTTAAATCAGGGTTAATAGTCATTTCAGATTCGAGCTTCTTTTTTGAAACAATGCTTACTGATGCAGCTATGTTACGTATATTTTCTGGTTTACGGGTTGCAGATATTATTACATTTTCCAATGTGTTATTTTCTTGTTCCAAAACCCAGTTTAAGGTTGTATCACGTTGTAAAGCCCCTAGTTCTATATTTAAACTTTTATATCCTACTGCTAATGTTTTTAATACTACAGGTTTTCCGGCGTCTACAAATAATGTAAAATGCCCCTTAGTATCGGTTTGGGTTTTTAACGATTTATTTGCTTCGATGGTTACAAATGGGATTCCAGAGTTTTTATCGGTAACTAAGCCGTGAATTTTAATGTTCTGCCCGTGGGTTTGAGAAAAGAAAATCAGCAGAAAAGAGAGCGGCACTAGTAAATTTTTAATCATTGTATTTATTTTTTGCCGAAAGTAAGTAAAAGCATTTAATTGTAATAAATCTAAATAAAAATATAAAGACGATCCTTTGAGCCAATAAAATCAGTTTAACAGTGAATAATCGATATTTTTTTGTTTTTTCCTTACATTGCACCACGAAAAAACATTGGTATGAAGACATTAACGAAAGAAGATCAGGAAGCCATAACTCCGGCAATGGCCCTAAATTTATTGGAAGAAGGGAATAAACGATTTGTTAGTAACTTAAAAATTAACCGTAATCTTCTGCAGCAAGCGAATGAAACTTCAGATGGTCAACATCCTTTTGCCATAATTTTGAGCTGTATTGATAGTCGCACATCTGCAGAATTAATTTTTGACCAAGGTTTGGGTGATATTTTCAGTGTCAGAATTGCCGGAAATATTATAAATGAAGACATTTTAGGAAGTATGGAGTTTGGTTGTAAGCTTGCCGGAGCAAAAATTATTGTCGTGTTAGGCCATACCAGATGCGGGGCAATTAAAGGTGCATGTGATCATGTTGAGATGGGCAACCTGACTTCTTTACTTACAAAAATTAGACCCGCAGTTGATGATGAGCATACAACAAAGGAGAACCGCAATTCTCAGAATGGAGAGTTTGTTGAAAAGGTATCTGCAATAAATGTTAACCGTTCAGTTAAATCGATTACTGAACGCAGTCCGATTCTTAAAGAAATGCTTGAAAACAATCAGATCAGTATAGTTGGAGCTAATCACGATATTACAACGGGAAGAGTTACATTTTATCCATAAACCTGAAACAATTTTTTATACATTTGCCAAAAATGTTTTTGTGAAAATAACAAGCTGGATCATATCTTTAGTCATTCTTGTCGTGAGTTTTACGCCATGTAAAGATGTGCATGCCAGTAAAGAAGGTGCAGATCCGGTTATTTCTGTTGAGGCCCATTCTAATAATGAACACTCCGGCGTTAAAGATTCTTGCTCTCCATTCTGTGCTTGTGCTTGTTGCAGCAGCCCAACCGTTGTAAAACACCAATTAGTTCAGCACACCATTTCTATCATCCTGGAAAAGAAATACACCGACCTTTATTCCGGGAGTGTGGCTTCTGCTTCTATCGCTGTTTGGCAACCCCCAAAGTTAGTTAGTTAAAATTCCGATGCATCAGGCTTAGTCCGTTTCTTCTGGAATGGATTTGCTATGCTTTAATCAGTTTTTTTTCTAACATAATTTTAATTCAATGCTGAAGAAAATTATTCAGTTTTCCATCAATAATAAGCTGGTTGTTGGCTTGTTTACGTTGGCACTGATAGCCTGGGGAGTTTATTCCCTCAGACAATTACCAATAGATGCCGTTCCAGATATCACTAATAATCAGGTTCAGGTTATCACGCTAAGTCCTTCTCTTGCCACCCAGGAGGTAGAACGTTTAATATCCTATCCGGTTGAACAGACCATGTCTACAATACCCGAAATTGAACAGGTTAGGTCCATTTCAAGATTCGGTTTATCAGTAGTTACCATTGTTTTTCACGATAAAGTGGATATTTACTGGGCCCGTCAACAGGTAAATGAGAAACTTGCAGAGGCCCGGAATAATATCCCAGGTAACCTGGGAAATTCCGAAATATCGCCGATATCGACGGGTTTGGGAGAGATTTACCAGTATGTGATACATGCCAAGCCGGGTTTTGAGAAAAAATATAATGCTCGTGAACTGAGGACTATTCAAGACTGGATTGTTCGTAAGCAATTGTTGGGTACTCCTGGCATTGCCGAGGTTAACAGTTTTGGAGGATTGTTAAAGCAATATGAGATTGCCTTAGATCCAGATAAATTAAGAAGCTTTAACTTAAGCATCAGTGATGTTTTTGAGGCTCTGGAACAGAATAACCAGAATACAGGTGGTGCCTATATTGATAAAAAGCCAAATGCCTATTTTATCAGAAGTGAAGGCTTGGTTGGGAATTTGGATGACATCAACAAGATTGTTGTTAAAAATAATGATAATGGGATCCCTGTATCCATAAGAGACATTGCAACTGTGCAGATTGGCAGCTCTATCCGTTATGGCGCATTAACACGAGCAACATCTACGGCACAAGGAGAGGCTGTTGGTGGAATTGTAATGATGCTTAAAGGAGCTAATGCGAAGAATGTTGTTCAACAAGTTAAATCAAAAATTGAGCGTATAAGCAAGACACTGCCTGAGGGTGTCACAATAGAACCCTTCCTGGACCGAAGTGGATTGGTTGACCGGGCAATGGGAACTGTTGCTAAAAACCTGATTGAGGGGGCGCTGATTGTTATTTTCGTGTTAGTGCTTTTCTTGGGTAATTTCCGTGCCGGGCTAGTCGTTGCATCAGTGATTCCACTGGCAATGCTTTTTGCAATTTCGCTAATGAACCTTTTTGGGGTATCGGGAAACCTGATGAGTCTGGGTGCAATTGACTTTGGTTTGATTGTGGATGGAGCCGTAATCATTGTGGAAGCCACTATGCATATTTTGGCGGGCAACAAACTTGGGAGGGCTTATACCCAGGTAGAAATGGATGAGCAGGTTGAGAAATCTGCGGTAAGAATGATGAGTGCTGCTGCCTTTGGACAAATTATTATTCTGATAGTTTATCTCCCAATTCTTGCGCTGGTAGGTGTTGAAGGTAAAATGTTCGTGCCAATGGCGCAGACAGTTTCTTTCGCTATTCTTGGTGCATTTATTCTGTCGCTAACCTACGTACCGATGGTATCCTCCCTGTTGTTGAGTAAAAAAGTGGTCCACAAAAAGAATTTTTCTGATCGTATGATGGATTTTTTCCAACGAAAATATTATCCAATGATCAAAGCAGCACTTAACAGAAGAATTATTGTTGTTGCCTCTGCAATAGTATTATTGGTGATCAGTGTATTTGTATTTACACGTATGGGTGGAGAATTTATTCCAAACTTAGAGGAAGGCGATTTTGCAGTAGAAACCAGGTTGCTGACAGGAAGTTCCTTGTCTCAAACTATTGATAAAGTAAACCAGGCATCTTCTATTCTGGTAAAGAAGTTTCCTGAAGTAAAAGAGGTAATCGGAAAGATAGGCGCTGCTGAAATTCCAACAGACCCAATGCCGATGGAGGCATGTGACCTTACCATCATATTAAAGGACAAGAAAGAATGGACCAGTGCTAATACCCGGGAAGAATTAACAGAGCTAATGAGTAATGCATTGAAAGAAGTGCCAGGAGTAAGCTTTGGTTTCTCTCAGCCTATCCAATTGCGCTCTAACGAGCTGATATCTGGCGTAAGGCAGGATATCGGGATTAAGATTTTTGGCGATGATCTGGAAACACTTACTTCTATCTCTCAGCAAATAGGGAAAATAGTTTCTGGGGTTGAAGGTGCGAAAGATTTATACTTAGAGCAGGCCGAAGGACTGCCTCAGATTGTAGTTAAGATCAATCGAGATCGAATTGCCCAATATGGTTTAAGTGTAGGAACTGTTAACCAGGCTTTAAATACAGCTTTTGCAGGTCAATCGGCCGGAATGGTTTATGAAGGGGAGCAGAGATATGATATGGTGGTGCGTTTGTCGCAGCAAAACCGTCAGGGTATCGATGATGTGAAAAATGTATATGTGACAGCTCCTAACGGAATTCAGGTTCCCTTAGATCAACTAGCCGACGTGGAATTTAAGATCGGACCCAACCAGATCCAGCGTGAGGATACCAAACGAAGGATTATAGTTGGGTTAAACGTACGCGGAAGGGATATCCAGAGTGTGGTTACGGAGATCGAGCAAAAAATCAATCAAAAGATCAAATTGCCTGCCGGGTATTTTATTACCTATGGCGGGCAGTTTGAAAACCTGAAAGAGGCAACAAAAAGACTATCTGTTGCAGTTCCGGTGGCATTGCTGCTGATTTTGTTATTACTGTATTTTTCTTTTGGATCAGTTAAACAATCGTTACTTATTTTTTCGGCTATTCCTATGGCTGCCATCGGTGGTATTTTTGCATTGCTGCTTAGGGGTATGCCTTTTAGTATCTCTGCCGGGGTCGGATTTATAGCCCTATTTGGGGTAGCAGTATTGAATGGGATTGTGTTGATTACTGAATTTAACAGGCTTAAAAAGCTGGGGAAGTACACCCTGAATGAGATTGTGCTTAAAGGTACTGAAATTAGATTGAGACCAGTACTAATGACGGCAACCGTAGCATCTCTTGGCTTTTTGCCAATGGCTATATCAACAGCAGCAGGGGCAGAGGTACAAAAACCACTTGCCACAGTAGTAATTGGTGGACTACTTACTTCAACCATTCTTACACTAATTGTGTTGCCCGTGTTATATACTTATTTTGAAAGCTGGAAAGGCAAAACAAAGCCGGTTCCTGCAACTGCCGCAACGATTATCATCGCCAGTATGATATTTTTTAGCCCTGTTGCTAAAGCACAAACACCAGGCGAACCTTTAACAATGAATCAGGCTATTGATCTGGCAATAAAGAATAATCAGGCTATAAAATCGTCGGAATTACAAATTAGCCAGCAACAGGCCTTAAAAGGGAGTTCAACCGATTTGGGGAAAACTAATTTTGATGTCCAGTATGGCCAGTTTAACAGTATACGAAAGGATAATAATTTTAGTGTTTCTCAGAGTATTCCCAATCCTGGTGTATTTAAAAATCAGCGAGGGCTTTACGATGCAAAGATTAAAAGTGCT contains the following coding sequences:
- a CDS encoding DUF4242 domain-containing protein, with protein sequence MPKYVIEREIPGAGKLTTDQLKAISQTSCGVLNKMGPQIQWVNSYVTDDKIYCIYNAPNEEMIKEHAEKGGFPANSINKVSTVIDPITAE
- a CDS encoding helix-turn-helix domain-containing protein; its protein translation is MEENDFVSIWLEESGNPAIEELTKVNGEVADKTAKFLLEKGLTSVDLSAILDINHDEIARWMNGRHAFSIKKLKEMTNMMADHNMKQQDIF
- a CDS encoding NADPH-dependent FMN reductase — translated: MVLVIIGSASIGSSNKNLMDVFCRQTAEDYDFMILEDLHTLPHFDPAMIDPVPVEIADILSKIEIAKGVVFCTPEYIFSIPARLKNLLEWCVATTIFMDKPVGIITASANGVQGHEQLKLILNTLGAKMNEDAQLLINGIKSKFDSQGQLLDPGIIQKLAQFAGGFKMLLEKDEN
- a CDS encoding TonB-dependent receptor, which produces MIKNLLVPLSFLLIFFSQTHGQNIKIHGLVTDKNSGIPFVTIEANKSLKTQTDTKGHFTLFVDAGKPVVLKTLAVGYKSLNIELGALQRDTTLNWVLEQENNTLENVIISATRKPENIRNIAASVSIVSKKKLESEMTINPDLSTILANQVPGFAPTAQTGNNVGQNLRGRPMLVMVDGVSQSSPLRNAEVDLRSIDPSVLQRIEVVKGATAIYGNGAAGGLINYITLIPDTAAKFAGKTSVNLNGSLINPKNSGGGRINQMFYGKVGKIDYVASGTYEQTGEYKDAKGDVVGPNYSLGETDSYNAFFKIGYQPTKNQRLQLMYNMYSSLQNSNFTLVNGNLATGQKATGILGKPLGIPTGVDYNHNIHLSYKIDSILLNTSLTFDTYFEKRKDVFYVSLGRFDGGDGQSLATNDKKGARIFLETPVLQTSALKATLAYGADFLKDKTAQPLVDGRTWVPEMDMTNLAPFAQASITTLKDLIFTTGLRLEHVNINVNDYKTLRTTNATGGTLTPSFDVTGGKLKYKTYLYNAALKYNHFELFSPFISFSQGFSVMDIGLALREAKVNSIDKINTDAVKVNNYEAGFQSTYQNLTFLASVYKSTSKLGIEVVYDAATGLFNTARSPEEIYGFELAANYKMMPSLEFGASYSYTEGKRDIDNNGKFDDGVDKYMNGRRISAPKITGTVTYSPLSVLDLTLNYTGIGSRNRFEKNSAGVYNGNEGAVKAYNLFSFAGSYRANKNTNITLGVENLFNQDYFPARAQWFMQPGFYSKGRGTSINLGLSVSY
- a CDS encoding carbonic anhydrase family protein, with amino-acid sequence MKTLTKEDQEAITPAMALNLLEEGNKRFVSNLKINRNLLQQANETSDGQHPFAIILSCIDSRTSAELIFDQGLGDIFSVRIAGNIINEDILGSMEFGCKLAGAKIIVVLGHTRCGAIKGACDHVEMGNLTSLLTKIRPAVDDEHTTKENRNSQNGEFVEKVSAINVNRSVKSITERSPILKEMLENNQISIVGANHDITTGRVTFYP
- a CDS encoding CusA/CzcA family heavy metal efflux RND transporter, whose protein sequence is MLKKIIQFSINNKLVVGLFTLALIAWGVYSLRQLPIDAVPDITNNQVQVITLSPSLATQEVERLISYPVEQTMSTIPEIEQVRSISRFGLSVVTIVFHDKVDIYWARQQVNEKLAEARNNIPGNLGNSEISPISTGLGEIYQYVIHAKPGFEKKYNARELRTIQDWIVRKQLLGTPGIAEVNSFGGLLKQYEIALDPDKLRSFNLSISDVFEALEQNNQNTGGAYIDKKPNAYFIRSEGLVGNLDDINKIVVKNNDNGIPVSIRDIATVQIGSSIRYGALTRATSTAQGEAVGGIVMMLKGANAKNVVQQVKSKIERISKTLPEGVTIEPFLDRSGLVDRAMGTVAKNLIEGALIVIFVLVLFLGNFRAGLVVASVIPLAMLFAISLMNLFGVSGNLMSLGAIDFGLIVDGAVIIVEATMHILAGNKLGRAYTQVEMDEQVEKSAVRMMSAAAFGQIIILIVYLPILALVGVEGKMFVPMAQTVSFAILGAFILSLTYVPMVSSLLLSKKVVHKKNFSDRMMDFFQRKYYPMIKAALNRRIIVVASAIVLLVISVFVFTRMGGEFIPNLEEGDFAVETRLLTGSSLSQTIDKVNQASSILVKKFPEVKEVIGKIGAAEIPTDPMPMEACDLTIILKDKKEWTSANTREELTELMSNALKEVPGVSFGFSQPIQLRSNELISGVRQDIGIKIFGDDLETLTSISQQIGKIVSGVEGAKDLYLEQAEGLPQIVVKINRDRIAQYGLSVGTVNQALNTAFAGQSAGMVYEGEQRYDMVVRLSQQNRQGIDDVKNVYVTAPNGIQVPLDQLADVEFKIGPNQIQREDTKRRIIVGLNVRGRDIQSVVTEIEQKINQKIKLPAGYFITYGGQFENLKEATKRLSVAVPVALLLILLLLYFSFGSVKQSLLIFSAIPMAAIGGIFALLLRGMPFSISAGVGFIALFGVAVLNGIVLITEFNRLKKLGKYTLNEIVLKGTEIRLRPVLMTATVASLGFLPMAISTAAGAEVQKPLATVVIGGLLTSTILTLIVLPVLYTYFESWKGKTKPVPATAATIIIASMIFFSPVAKAQTPGEPLTMNQAIDLAIKNNQAIKSSELQISQQQALKGSSTDLGKTNFDVQYGQFNSIRKDNNFSVSQSIPNPGVFKNQRGLYDAKIKSAEINLAITEKELTYQVKSAYTQLAYYVALEDLYKSQDSVYSNFVKAASLRYKAGETNLLESTTAETQYNEVLNQMSKNRSDILAYTAELQRLLNSQQTIEIAKDQFKQEEYKNLVTDSAISANPLLALQRQQIVIADKALGLEKARSGPDFTVGYFNQSIIGTQSVNGTDQYFSGSKRFQGVQAGISLPIFFKAFSSRIKAAKIEKQVAKSQFSLFETNLEGQYKQAYQDLQKNARSIEYYKKSALPNVNLILKQSQIAFKNGEIGYVEYLQGLRTYSEIRFNYLQAINQYNQSVYTLQYLMGL